GATCATGGAGGTGCCTACAAAATGATCAATGGGCAGGCTAATGCCCGCCCAATATCAAATAGCCAATCAGCCTAACTAGCCCTTGTTCTGTTCAGCATAAGCTTTGACAAAGGTATCGTCGAAGATCTTCGTCAAGTCTGGACCTTCAGGAATAAAGCCAACATCCACCATAAACTTCGTCATCCGCTCCGCAGCGAAGGGCATATGCTTCATGTTGTCTCCGTCGCTGAAGGCTTCGAGATTATCTTCAATCGTGAAAAAGCGCGTCCCTTCATTGAACTTCTCGAATTCTTCCGGCGACACCCCGGCACGCTCTGACAATATCTTGTCCGCTTCTTCAGGATTTTCTTCCATGAAGGCTCGGATATCAAACCAAGTATTCACAAGCGCCTGTACCTGATCAGGGCGCTCATCGATCAGCTTTTGGCTCACGGTCAGCAAGTCAGGAATCGCCCCTGGAAACTGTGCTGAAGAGAAGAGCTCTTTACTCCCCTCTCGTTGAAGGGCCGTCAGCCAGAAGGGCGGGAATGCACCCACTGCGTCCACCTGACCTGCAACAAATGCCGCTGCCGCTTTACCTGTCTCTAGGGGAACAATTTCGACGTCCTCGCGCTTCATCCCCTCTTCTTCTAGCCCTAAGGTCAGCAAAAAGTCGTCAACAACGCCTTCTTCAACGGCAACTTTTCTCCCTTTCAGATCTTGAATACTATTGATTTCCTCTGTAACAATAATTTTGTCATTGCCATCAGAGTTATCGTTTACAAG
The Acaryochloris thomasi RCC1774 genome window above contains:
- a CDS encoding ABC transporter substrate-binding protein → MKRRSFLSICTLFLCSLLLTVSCTQTPSGNAPAGDGGSPVVIGYSSWPGWWPWVIAEQEGLFEKNGANVELKWFDGYLQSMEAFAAGQLDGNTQTLNDTISFAADSTNGQVVVLVNDNSDGNDKIIVTEEINSIQDLKGRKVAVEEGVVDDFLLTLGLEEEGMKREDVEIVPLETGKAAAAFVAGQVDAVGAFPPFWLTALQREGSKELFSSAQFPGAIPDLLTVSQKLIDERPDQVQALVNTWFDIRAFMEENPEEADKILSERAGVSPEEFEKFNEGTRFFTIEDNLEAFSDGDNMKHMPFAAERMTKFMVDVGFIPEGPDLTKIFDDTFVKAYAEQNKG